The Mariluticola halotolerans nucleotide sequence GAAAAGTTACCGGGGACATACCCCAAGCGCGATAAGCCTGAATTGAAACGTGCAAATGGTTCACAAGCAAGAGGAAAAACGTCAGTTTTTGAACGTTTGGTCAAAAAACGGCATTAAAGCGCGATTATGTTGCCGCCCGCCGCCCTGGCGTCCTCTTCGTCATGGGTCACCAGAAGCGCTGGCAGGTTGCGGCGGCGCACTTCGGCAAATACCAGCTCCCGCACCGAACCGCGTAATTGTGCATCCAGCTTGGAAAAGGGCTCATCGAGCAACAGCGCATGCGGTTCGGCGGCGATTACCCGGACAAGCGCCACGCGTGCCTGCTGACCGCCGGAGAGCGTTGCGGGGTCCCGCTTGCCGCAATCCTCCAGATTGACCGCCTTTAGCAGCGCATTGGCCCGCGCCGCTCGTGCCGCGCCGGTGCCCCCCGGTGGCAGGGCATAGATAATGTTATCCAGCACCGAGAAATGCGGGAACAGAAGCGGGTCCTGAAACAGCACCCCCACCCGGCGCCGCTCGGGGGGCAATTGCGTGATGTTGGTTCCATCCAGCGCAATCGTGCCCGAGCAGGCAAAAACCCTGGGCAAAAAGCCCGAGATCGCATTGATCAGGGTGGATTTGCCCGATCCCGACGGCCCCATCAATGTCAGCACCTCGCCGGGGCGGATATGGGCGCTGATTGCCATCAGTTCGGTGTCACCCTTGCTGATTTTCACCGTATCGAGTTTGAGACCCTGATCGGGCGGGGTAATATTCATCGGACAAATCCCGGTTGCAGGGCGCGCCGGTTGCGCCACAGGATTGTGGGGATCAGCGCGGTCAGGGCAAAAACAACAAAGGGCAGCAAGGCCTGCACCAGCGCATAAACGCCGATCAGCCGGCGATTGCCCCCACTGGCCAGCGCCACCGCTTCGGTGGTGATGGTCGGCTGCCGCCCCGCCCCGATCAGAAGGGTGGGCAGATATTGGGCGATGGAAATGGCAAAGCCAAGCGCAAAAGCTGTGAGGATCGGGCGCAGCAGAACCGGCAGGCGAATGGTCAGCAGCACCCGGTTTTCGCTTTTGCCCAGGAGCCGGGCCACTGCCAGATACCGCGTATCGAACGCGTTCCAGGGATCGGCGAGCAGCAAATAGACATAGGGCAGGACAAATACCAGATGCGCGGCAGTGACCGCCCAGATCGTGCCGTCCCAACCGCAGATCAGCCACCAGATCGACAGGCCGAACAAAAAGGCGATCTGGGGCACCAGCAGCGGCAGATAAAGGGTCAGCCGGGCCCAGCGCGACAACTGCAACTGGTTGCGGTATTCGTTTTCAAGACAGGCCAGCACCAGGGCCACGGCGCTGAGGGACGCCAGCATGGCGATGGCAATGGCGCGGCCCGCGACATCGACGATCTGGTGGGCCTCGCGCATCCAGGTGCCAAAATCGAGTTTTTGCGGCAAGGCATCGGGAAAACGCCAGAGGCCCGATATCGACCAGAGCGCCATCAGGGCCAGCCCGGCCAGCACCATAAGCGCCGCCCCCACAACGCCCGCCCCGGCGAACAGGCGCACGGGCAGATCATGGCAGAACCGGTGACCGCCAAGCGCCAGCACTTTGCCCAAGCGGGCGAGCAGATGTTCCCCGAGCCACCAAACCCCCAGTGCCGCCAGCGTCACCCCAAGCTGGATCAGGGCTGCAGCAGCGGCCGTCATGCGCATGGCCAGGTCGGGATCGTTCATCCAGCGCAGGATGCGCACCGACAGCGTGGGCGGCGTGCCCGGCCCCAGAATAAGGGCGACATCAACAACAGAAGTCGCAAAGGCGACAACCGCATAAACCGGCAGCCTGATCTGGGCATAAACACCGGGGAATACCGATGTCAGCCAGGCCCAGACCTGA carries:
- a CDS encoding ATP-binding cassette domain-containing protein, whose amino-acid sequence is MNITPPDQGLKLDTVKISKGDTELMAISAHIRPGEVLTLMGPSGSGKSTLINAISGFLPRVFACSGTIALDGTNITQLPPERRRVGVLFQDPLLFPHFSVLDNIIYALPPGGTGAARAARANALLKAVNLEDCGKRDPATLSGGQQARVALVRVIAAEPHALLLDEPFSKLDAQLRGSVRELVFAEVRRRNLPALLVTHDEEDARAAGGNIIAL
- a CDS encoding ABC transporter permease, whose protein sequence is MLRLAPFLAIGILIGPVLAGLIFIIGPAFGYAPLFGAHGISVDAFASAWLSPGFLTSVWLSFWIGPVTALISLALVALFTAAFSGTRFFTWALTLMKPVIAMPHAAAAFGLAFLIAPSGFMLRLLSPELTGFSRPPDWLVVNDPAGIALLFGLVVKEIPFLFLVLIAALPQTDERYARVARVLGRGQVWAWLTSVFPGVYAQIRLPVYAVVAFATSVVDVALILGPGTPPTLSVRILRWMNDPDLAMRMTAAAAALIQLGVTLAALGVWWLGEHLLARLGKVLALGGHRFCHDLPVRLFAGAGVVGAALMVLAGLALMALWSISGLWRFPDALPQKLDFGTWMREAHQIVDVAGRAIAIAMLASLSAVALVLACLENEYRNQLQLSRWARLTLYLPLLVPQIAFLFGLSIWWLICGWDGTIWAVTAAHLVFVLPYVYLLLADPWNAFDTRYLAVARLLGKSENRVLLTIRLPVLLRPILTAFALGFAISIAQYLPTLLIGAGRQPTITTEAVALASGGNRRLIGVYALVQALLPFVVFALTALIPTILWRNRRALQPGFVR